The DNA window GCTATTGTCCTGGGCAAGCCGTCGCCCGAATTCTTCCTGTCCGCGCTTGCCAGCATGCATTGTCCGAAAACGGAAGCTGTTATGGTGGGTGATGATGCCGAAACCGATGTTGCAGGGGCCTTGCGAGCCGGACTTTCCCACGCTTTGCTGGTCCGTACGGGCAAGTACCGTCGCGGCGATGAGAAGCGTTTCAGATCTCAGCCGACAGCCACGGTCAACGATATTTCCGCCGCTGTCGATTGGATCGTGGCGACGCGCAGTGTCTAGCCGAGTGCCGGAAATGATTGTGCCGCGAACGTCGAGGTGCTTCCGACCTACATCGCCGGTACGAATTTCCAAAACACGCCCTCGAAGCGTTCCGGATAATACTTGAATTCGCACTCGAAGCGCCGGCCATAGGCTTCGGCGTTATCGAGGGCGATCTTGCTGACCGGGTTCATGCCGGTCCCCGGCGCAAACCAATCTTCAAGCAGATCTTCGGGCACATAGGCCCCGATGCGGAGCGGAAGCTTCGTCAGTACGTCGTTCATCTCTTCGGGAGGCATTGTTTCGGGAGCCATTGTCTTCTCCAACTTGTAACACTGCTGATATCGGGCATCGCGGACCGGAGAGATTAGCTTCGTTCGGCGACGACGGGATACCTATACCCACCAATAGGGAGCTCCGCCCGGGCGGAGCTGTCTGCTCAATTTGCAGTATAACGCGTTGTCCGCGAAGATCCCGAAGTCGGCTGCCGCATCGCCTTGCGAGGCGCCAACACCGCCGGCATATCTGCCTCCAGGCACGCAGCAACAAAAGCCTCGCGCGCGATGATCGAGGGGATCGCGCCATTCAATGCTCCGCAGCATGTCTTGACTGCGCGGTCATACGGCTCTCCATTCCGGAGGGGCCACTCATTTTCGAGGAAATCCAGCGCATCGTATGCGCCGCCGAAGCTCCGTTCCAGACCGCACTGCAATCGAATAGTGACAGGCCGCATCCAGGGAGCGTTGTTGATCCGCATTTTCCTCCTCCTTTCGAAGGCTGTTCGAATCACCCTGAGTTAAGGATATTCCCTCGTCCCCTTCATGTTCAAGGGGCGGCCGGTGGCATTCCGAAGTCGATGTCTCCCCTTCAAACAAGCCCAGATAATCTTCCGTCCATGTGCCGTTGATAAAGATCCCCTGGTGAATGCTCAATTTCGCAGTCTTCGCCGAAACCAACGCATGCCATATGCGGCATGCTGCTGACGTTTCACTTGAGGGCGTCATGATGGGTCGGCAAGCAGGCGCAGGCCTGTTTGCCGACCGTGGCGATTCGACTATCGTGCCGATCGCGGCGCTATGTTCCCCAGCAACGGACCCAGGCCTTCAGCAATCGTCAGATGGACGATAACGGCGTCGCGAAGTTTCCAGTAAGGCAGGCCCGCCAACATAGCGGTCTGGACCGCAGCCATGACCTCGCCGGCCTCCGAGCCGATCATGGTAAAGCCCAGAATGCGGTCATCTTCGGCGCTGACCAGCACTTTCATGAAGCCCTCGGTTTCCTCTGTCGCTTGCGTGCGCAGAACATTGCTCATCGGCAGCGTTGCCATGCGCACAGCAATACCTTGCCGCTGCGCCTCGCCCTCACTCAGTCCAACACGAGCAAGTGGCGGGTCGGTGAACATGACATAGGGAACCAGCCGGTCGTCCGCCCTGCGGTTGCCGCCCGCCATATTGTCCCTGACGATCCGATAATCGTCGACGGAAACATGGGTGAATTGCGGGCTGCCGGCACATTCACCGATCGCCCAGACATCGGCCGCAGTCGTCTCCAACCTCTCGGTGACGCGAATGAAACCGCGAGCGTTCAGCTCAATGCCAGCTTGTTCCAAGCCGATATCCGCCGTGTTGGGAACACGCCCGACAGCAACAAGAAGGTCGCTGCCCTCGATCCTCTGTTCACCGGCAGACGAGCGCACTGTCACGCTCACCTCATCGCCGGAAAGGCCGCGAACATTGATCGGTTCGACGCCGAGCAGCACCTCTATGCCCTCACTCGTCAGAATACGCAGCATTTCCTCGGCGACATCGGCGTCTTCACGGGCCATCAGTCGGGAGCCGGGTTCGATGATCGTGACACGGCTGCCGAAACGCCGGTAGGCCTGGGCCATTTCAATACCGACATAACCGCCGCCGAGCACCAGAAGATGCGCCGGCACATAGTCGAGTTCCAGCGCTTCGATATGGGTGAGAGCACGGGCGGCTTCGATACCGGGAATGTTCGGGATAGCCGCATGCGAACCGACATTGACGACCACCTCATTGCCGGTCAGCAAGCGCGTGCCGCCGTCATTCAGCGCCACCTCGATGGTTTTGGGAGCGACGAAACGCCCGCTTCCCATGATCAGCTCGGCGCCACTGGTCTTGTAGGCGTTCAGGTGAAAGGCAATCTCGCGATCGACCATTTCCTGTTTGCGTTGGCGAACCCTGGCCATGTCGATCTTGACGGGACCCGTGACCGTGCCGAACGGGGCGGCATTCTGGGCGACGTGCGCAACCCTGGCGCTCCAGATCTCGTTCTTGCTTGGCAGGCAGGCGACGGCGGGGCAGGAGCCTCCGACCCAACGCCGCTCGACGACGGCAACCTTCTGCCCTGAACGAGCCAAGTGCCAGGCAAGCAACTTACCGCCCTGCCCGCTGCCGAGGATCAGGGTATCGAACTGTTCTGGATTGGACATGGGTTTCCTCCTTCAGGAATCATTGACGCTGATGCAATCAGATCGCCACCATCGGCACGATCGAAGTGATGTGAGGCTGCCGCTGACCACCGGGCGCGATGGTTGGGTTATGGGTCTTCGGGCTGTCACGCCCCGCGCCTGCTCGCCAGAAGGTCGAGGGTCGGCAGAAGTTCCGAAGGATCCGGCCGTTTGGTGTAGTCCGGATTGATTTCTGAATAGGCGATAACACTGTCGCGATCGATGATGTAACGGGCGGGCATTGGAAGGGTCCATGCGTTATTGCCGTTGAACGCCTCAAGGTCGGCCCCAAGGCTCTTATGAACGCCTATCATCTCTTCGGAGAGCTTCCAGCGAAGGCCGAACTTCGCTGCCAGTTCACCGCCGTCATCGCGCAGCATGGGGAAAGTCAAATTGTGCTGACGGATCGACTTGCGGCTATTGGGAGCGGTCTGCGGAGAAATGGCGACAAGACTGGCGCCACGGGCGACAATCTCGGGCAGCGCCTCCTGCAAGGCCGCAAGTTCCAGGTTGCAATAGGGGCACCATGCGCCTCGGTAGAAGGTCAGCACCGCGGGACCCTTGGCAAGTAAGTCCGAGAGGCTGACCAATGTGCCGTCGGAGCCTTCCAGCGTAAGGTCGGGGGCAACGTCGCCGGCGCGCAGAGCTCGTTCTGCCTGACCCGTTGCAACCAACGCTGTTGTCGACCGATGGAAAGCGTCGATAATGGTCCGGGGAATGTTGTAGGGGGGATTTCCGGACTCGAAATCCCTTTTGAAAGCGTCGAGGCGATCTTGAAGCAACATGGCGGTGCTCCTTGGCTTGCCGATCAGCCCTATACCGACCGCACATCCAAAAGATGCCCTATTCACGAAAAAGCGGGTATCCGTCGATATCGGATATGATCTATACGTTTGACATATGAGTGATCGACTCCAGCAATTGACCTTGTTCGTGCGCGCTATCGAAGCGGGCAGCTTTTCCAAGGCTGCGCGGGAGTTTGGTCTGTCCCAGCCGTCCGTGTCGCGCAACATCGCGGAACTGGAGGAACGGATTGGCGTCAAGCTTTTGCTGCGAACCACGCGCAAGCTGATGCCTACGGATGCCGGCCGTGTTTTTTTTAATCAGGCAAGGGAGATCCTTAGCGGGCTCGATGAGGCCGAGAGCGCTGCGCGAGGAGCGGACAGTCTCTCGGGCGTCCTGCGCCTTGCCTTGCCGGTCGCCTTCGGCACGCGGGAAATCGCGCCCCTGCTCCGTCCATTCCTTGACCGACATCCGGCACTCACGATCGATATGCTGATGGCGGATCGCTTTGAGGATCTCGTTGCCGAAGGCGTCGATATGGCGTTACGCCTCGGCCGGCAGCCGGATTCGAGCTTCGTCGCGCGGCGGCTGGCCAGCGCGCGGCGCCTTATTGTTGGCTCGCCCGACTATCTTGCTCGCCGGGGCACGCCGGCCACGCCCGCAGAACTCGCCCAACATGATTGCCTGAGAGGACCGTCCGACCCCGGCCCAGAAGGCTGGTCCTTCAAGCATGGCGACACTGTGACTTCTATCGCCGTCAGCGGGCGAATACGGGTCAGTTCTGCCAGCGGCCTGATTGCCTGCGCGGTCGAAGGCCTGGGACTAGCCCTCGTTTCAGTATGGATGTGCCGTACCGAACTAACCGCAGGAAGTCTCGTGCCTTCTCAGCGACTACACTTTGAATCCTGTCGATGCCTATGCGGTATTTCCGGGCGGTCGTCAGCCGTCCCACAAGGCGCGCGCGCTTACCGAGTATTTGGCAAACACGCTGCGATCCGAGCTTTAGTGCTCCATCATTGATCGACGACGGAGCCGTCGACGTGAAGACGGGTATGCATCTTTCGGGGGCGATACGGATATTTTGTTGCCGCGTCCGGCCGCAGAGTGATGCCGATTCCGGGCTCGTCGCTGATCGTCAGAAAGCCCTCGCCGTCATGTTGCGAGGCGCCGGCGAGGAAACTGTCGGTGTCCGGGCGCTTGTCCGTGACGTCCCAGGTGTCGTTCGGGAACTCCTGCAGCACGAAGTTCGGCGCCGTCGCCGCAATCTGGAGACACGCCGCCGTCGACACCGCGCTCAACGGATTGTGCGGCACGACACCGACATGCGACGCCTCGGCAAGGGCAGCGATCTTGCGGGCGCCGGAAATGCCGCCGACGATGCAGATATCGGGGCGGACCATCTGCACGGCATTGCGCGCCAGAAGCATCTGGAACTCCCACAGCGATGTCATGCGCTCGCCGGTCGCGATCGGAATGCCGATCTTGTCGGCGACATAGGCCATCTCATCGAGATTATCGGGCGTGACCGGATCTTCCATGAACAGCGGCAGGAACTCCTCAATCCCCCTGCCAAGCTGCACGGCTTCGAAAGGTGCCATCCGCCGGTGGATCTCAATGCAGAGATCCATGTCGCGTCCGGCAATCTTGCGATATTCGCGAACCGTATCGATGGCGTCGCCGATCTTCTGCGCATGCGTCTGGAAAAAGGGCACTTCGCGGCGGGAATCGAGAAAGGGGGTGAGGTGACCGACGGCGGTAAAACCCATTTTTTTGGCATTCTCGATACCGGTGAAAAGCTCTTCCTTGGTCTCGCCGAAGACATGATAATAGGCGCGTGCCTTGTCTCGCACCTTGCCGCCGAGAAGGGCATGTACGGGCGCCTCGTAATGCTTTCCGGCGATGTCCCAAAGCGCGATATCGATAGCGCTGATCGCGGCCATGATCGCCGAGCCGCGGAAATGCGCCCAGCGATACATGTATTGCCAGTGATGTTCGATGCGCAGCGGGTCCTCACCCAGAAGGTAGTCCTTGAATCGTGTCACCGCGCCGGCCGTTGCCTCATGAAACCCCCAGGCGCCGCCCTCGCCCAGACCGACCAGTCCGTTGTCCGTGCGGATCTCGACGAAGAAATATTTGTCGATAAAAATGCTTTCAATGCTTTCAATGCGCATGTTCAAATCCTTTCGTGCCGTTTCGTCCGCAGGGCATGCGGGTCACAATTCCGGGATGATGATGACGTCGTCGGGTTCGATCCGGATCCGGATGGTGTCGCCGATGGCCGGAGGCCGGCGCGCTGGCAGTTCGGCACGCAGCGTCACTTCGCCCAGCCGCAAACTGCAGGTGACGAGCGGGCCGAGGAAACCGAGGGAGTCGACCCGCGCATCGAAGCAATTCGCGCCAGCCTCGTCGCCAGGGATGCGGCTGATGCTCTCGGCGCGGATACAGGCGAGAACCGGGCCTGAGGCGCGGACGTCTTGCCCGCGCGAAAAATGCCCTTCCACGGTCACGCCGCCGGGGAGCACTACCTGCGCCGAGCGATCGCCGGCGGAGCGAATGACTGCGGCTTCAACGATGTTGGCGTTGCCGATGAATTCGGCGGCGAAGCGGCTAGCCGGCCGCTCGTAGAGGTCGCGCGGCGTGCCCGACTGCATGATCCGCCCGTCCTTCATCAGGATGATGCGATCACTCATCAGCATCGCTTCGGACTGATCGTGGGTCACGTAAAGCGACGTCTGGCCCAGCCGGCGCTGCAGTTCCACCAATTCGAAGCGCATCCGGTCGCGCAGGCCAGCATCGAGATTGCTCAGCGGCTCATCGAACAACAGCAGCCGCGGCGAGGTGACGACGGCGCGGGCAAGCGCCACACGCTGCTGCTGCCCGCCGCTCAGCTCCGTTCCATAGCGGCCGGCAAAGCCATCGAGGCCGACGATCTTGAGTGCCTCGCCGACTTTCCTGGCGATATCGGCCGCGGGCTCGCGACGGATGCGCAGCCCATAGGCGACGTTCTCGAAGACCGACATGTGCGGCCAGACAGCATAGGACTGGAAGACCATGTTGATGCCGCGCTTGTCGGGCGGCACATCGCGGCCATCCGCCGCCATGATCGCTTCGCCCAAGCGGATGGTTCCGCCTGAAGAACCTTCGAGACCGGCAATACATCGCAACGTTGTCGTCTTGCCGCAACCACTCGGTCCAAGCAACGAAACGAATTCACCGTCCTCGACCGTGAAGGAGATATCGCGGACGGCGATTACGGCGCCATACGCCACAACAAGATCCTCGACCTTCAGCCTAGCCATGAGACTTCCTCCGTTAGGTGGCCTGCGACAGCTTCACGCGCAACACGAAACGCCCAACGAAAATGCCGGCGCCAAGGATCGCGGTTTGCAGGAGGCCGATGATGGTAGCGTTCTGGACATTGCCGAATTCGAGGTAGTCCCAGGACATGACCGACAGCACCTTATTGCTCGGTGATGCCAGGAGAATCGCAGCGCTGATCTCGCGGATCGAGAAAATGAAGACCAGGATCCAGGCCGACAGCACGCCCGGCTTGATCAGCGCGAAGGTGATCTTGCGTGCCGTATGCCAATGCGAACCGCCGCAGACGGAGGACGCTTCTTCCAGCGACTTGTCGATCTGGATCATCGACGTGTCGATCATCCGGTAGGCGAAGGGGATGTACGAGGCGACGAAGGCAATGACGAGGATCCAGATCGTGCCGTAGGCCGGCGTCATCAGATAAGTCCAGAAGATGCCGGTGCCGAAGACGATGCCCGGCACCGCGATCGGGAACATCGCGATATAATCGAGAATGTCGCCACCCCTCACCCGAAGGCGGCGGACCGCATAGGCAAGGACGATGCCAAGCGCGACGCAAAACGTGGGAGAAAGAATGCCGACCAGCAGCGTGTTCAAAACCGACTGTTGAACCGAAACCGATCCGAGAACCGCCGCGAAATTGGCAAGCGTGAAATGAGCATCGAGGATCGACGACGAGGTAAAGCGAGTGAATGCAACATAGAGCAGCGCCAGATAAGGCAGGATGATCGCGAGTACCACGTAGGCCAGGATGAAGAGCAAAGCCGCGAACCGCCAGCCGCGAAGCCGCACGAGCCGGGCGCGGTATCCTCTCGCCGTCACCGTGACGAAACGCGTCGCAACCCGTGAGGCAAAACGATAAAAAGCCACGCCGATCAGCGATATCCAGAAAATCAGCGTTCCAATCGCTGCCGCTCGCGAATAGTCGAGCGGAAAAGTGGCGACGGCACGATAGATATCGACGGCGAGGAACGGCATTGCCTGCGTACCGCCGAGAGCGGCCGGAATGGAAAAGGTGCCGCAGGTCAGGACGAAAACGAAGAAGAAGGCCGAGATGATGGCCGGACGCACGATCGGAAGCGTGATCTTATAAGCCGTCGTAAACGCGCCGGCGCCGTTCAGATAGGATGCCTCCTCCATCGAGGGGTCCATGCCCTTCAGCGCTGACGATACAGTCATATAGGCATAGGGCACATTGTAGAGGGCCATGATCAGGATGACGCCCGTGGCACTGACGACATTGATTATGGCGCCCTGGATACCGAGGAGGTCGCGAGCTATCACGTTGATCAAGCCCGCATTCGGCGAGGCCAGGATCAGCCAGGCGAGTGCGCCGACGAAAGGCGAGAGATAGAGCGGCGCAATCACGCACTGCTCCATGAAACCACGCGCCCGGATGTCTGTCCGCGACAACAGCCAGGCTAGCGCGATCCCGACAAGGCAGGCGATCAGCGAAACGAGAAGCGACGCGCCGATGGTGACGGAAAGCGTCTTGAGATATGGCAGCGTCGTATAGACGGTCTGCAGGCTTCTCAGGGAAAACTGAGCACGGGGGTCGACGAAGGTTCCCGTCCGCATCGCGCCGAGAAACATCAACAGGATCGGCAGCAGCACCAATACCGTCAGCAAAGTGCCGAGCGCGAGCGGTAATGCCAGCCCACGCCGGCGCCGCAGGCCCTCGGCTCGACCGGCCGGGATGGCCTGCGTTTGTGTTTGCGTTATCGACACGTCGCCACCTCACCGTCCGAAAATCTGGTTCCATTCGGCGATGATGGGTTTGCCCGGATCGACGTAGCCAGGATCGTTCAGATAATCGAGGTAAAGGTCCGTGGGATCGGCATACCAATCCTCCTTGTACCAGTCGCCCTTGTTCGCCTTGCGGCCGTCGACGGTATCTTCGCGCGCGGAGGCAACGCCTGAGAGCTTGAACCACTCGGCCTGGCCCTCGGAGCTTGCGGCCCAATCCTGAAAGAGTTTTGCCGCATTGGAATGCGACGCATGGGCGGAAATCGCCTGCACGGTGAGATTGGCAGGCGTCGGCGAAGGAAATACCCAGCGGATCGGCGCGCCCTTGAGATAGAGATTGCCCATATCGCTCTGCGACGCCTGATCGACAATCGCATGTTCGCCGGCACCGACCCGGTCATACATCGGCGATTTGCTTTCATAAATCTGCGGTTTCAGGGCAGCGATCTTGGCCTCGTAAGCGGGACCGAACTGGTCTCGCTTGCCGCCCAGAAACATATAGACGAAGGAATAGCTGCTGCCGCCGGATGCCGGCGTCGAGGTGGCCATACGACCGGTCCAACGCGGATCTGTCAGCGCCTGCCAGCC is part of the Rhizobium jaguaris genome and encodes:
- a CDS encoding DUF982 domain-containing protein, whose translation is MRINNAPWMRPVTIRLQCGLERSFGGAYDALDFLENEWPLRNGEPYDRAVKTCCGALNGAIPSIIAREAFVAACLEADMPAVLAPRKAMRQPTSGSSRTTRYTAN
- a CDS encoding FAD-dependent oxidoreductase, whose translation is MSNPEQFDTLILGSGQGGKLLAWHLARSGQKVAVVERRWVGGSCPAVACLPSKNEIWSARVAHVAQNAAPFGTVTGPVKIDMARVRQRKQEMVDREIAFHLNAYKTSGAELIMGSGRFVAPKTIEVALNDGGTRLLTGNEVVVNVGSHAAIPNIPGIEAARALTHIEALELDYVPAHLLVLGGGYVGIEMAQAYRRFGSRVTIIEPGSRLMAREDADVAEEMLRILTSEGIEVLLGVEPINVRGLSGDEVSVTVRSSAGEQRIEGSDLLVAVGRVPNTADIGLEQAGIELNARGFIRVTERLETTAADVWAIGECAGSPQFTHVSVDDYRIVRDNMAGGNRRADDRLVPYVMFTDPPLARVGLSEGEAQRQGIAVRMATLPMSNVLRTQATEETEGFMKVLVSAEDDRILGFTMIGSEAGEVMAAVQTAMLAGLPYWKLRDAVIVHLTIAEGLGPLLGNIAPRSAR
- a CDS encoding peroxiredoxin-like family protein, producing MLLQDRLDAFKRDFESGNPPYNIPRTIIDAFHRSTTALVATGQAERALRAGDVAPDLTLEGSDGTLVSLSDLLAKGPAVLTFYRGAWCPYCNLELAALQEALPEIVARGASLVAISPQTAPNSRKSIRQHNLTFPMLRDDGGELAAKFGLRWKLSEEMIGVHKSLGADLEAFNGNNAWTLPMPARYIIDRDSVIAYSEINPDYTKRPDPSELLPTLDLLASRRGA
- a CDS encoding LysR family transcriptional regulator — its product is MRAIEAGSFSKAAREFGLSQPSVSRNIAELEERIGVKLLLRTTRKLMPTDAGRVFFNQAREILSGLDEAESAARGADSLSGVLRLALPVAFGTREIAPLLRPFLDRHPALTIDMLMADRFEDLVAEGVDMALRLGRQPDSSFVARRLASARRLIVGSPDYLARRGTPATPAELAQHDCLRGPSDPGPEGWSFKHGDTVTSIAVSGRIRVSSASGLIACAVEGLGLALVSVWMCRTELTAGSLVPSQRLHFESCRCLCGISGRSSAVPQGARAYRVFGKHAAIRALVLHH
- a CDS encoding mandelate racemase/muconate lactonizing enzyme family protein gives rise to the protein MRIESIESIFIDKYFFVEIRTDNGLVGLGEGGAWGFHEATAGAVTRFKDYLLGEDPLRIEHHWQYMYRWAHFRGSAIMAAISAIDIALWDIAGKHYEAPVHALLGGKVRDKARAYYHVFGETKEELFTGIENAKKMGFTAVGHLTPFLDSRREVPFFQTHAQKIGDAIDTVREYRKIAGRDMDLCIEIHRRMAPFEAVQLGRGIEEFLPLFMEDPVTPDNLDEMAYVADKIGIPIATGERMTSLWEFQMLLARNAVQMVRPDICIVGGISGARKIAALAEASHVGVVPHNPLSAVSTAACLQIAATAPNFVLQEFPNDTWDVTDKRPDTDSFLAGASQHDGEGFLTISDEPGIGITLRPDAATKYPYRPRKMHTRLHVDGSVVDQ
- a CDS encoding ABC transporter ATP-binding protein, whose amino-acid sequence is MARLKVEDLVVAYGAVIAVRDISFTVEDGEFVSLLGPSGCGKTTTLRCIAGLEGSSGGTIRLGEAIMAADGRDVPPDKRGINMVFQSYAVWPHMSVFENVAYGLRIRREPAADIARKVGEALKIVGLDGFAGRYGTELSGGQQQRVALARAVVTSPRLLLFDEPLSNLDAGLRDRMRFELVELQRRLGQTSLYVTHDQSEAMLMSDRIILMKDGRIMQSGTPRDLYERPASRFAAEFIGNANIVEAAVIRSAGDRSAQVVLPGGVTVEGHFSRGQDVRASGPVLACIRAESISRIPGDEAGANCFDARVDSLGFLGPLVTCSLRLGEVTLRAELPARRPPAIGDTIRIRIEPDDVIIIPEL
- a CDS encoding ABC transporter permease; the protein is MSITQTQTQAIPAGRAEGLRRRRGLALPLALGTLLTVLVLLPILLMFLGAMRTGTFVDPRAQFSLRSLQTVYTTLPYLKTLSVTIGASLLVSLIACLVGIALAWLLSRTDIRARGFMEQCVIAPLYLSPFVGALAWLILASPNAGLINVIARDLLGIQGAIINVVSATGVILIMALYNVPYAYMTVSSALKGMDPSMEEASYLNGAGAFTTAYKITLPIVRPAIISAFFFVFVLTCGTFSIPAALGGTQAMPFLAVDIYRAVATFPLDYSRAAAIGTLIFWISLIGVAFYRFASRVATRFVTVTARGYRARLVRLRGWRFAALLFILAYVVLAIILPYLALLYVAFTRFTSSSILDAHFTLANFAAVLGSVSVQQSVLNTLLVGILSPTFCVALGIVLAYAVRRLRVRGGDILDYIAMFPIAVPGIVFGTGIFWTYLMTPAYGTIWILVIAFVASYIPFAYRMIDTSMIQIDKSLEEASSVCGGSHWHTARKITFALIKPGVLSAWILVFIFSIREISAAILLASPSNKVLSVMSWDYLEFGNVQNATIIGLLQTAILGAGIFVGRFVLRVKLSQAT
- a CDS encoding ABC transporter substrate-binding protein, which gives rise to MTTDDSGGVPGFRREISRRHLLQLGAMGAAAAAMPFSGRALAEAAPDADLIAAAKAEGTLTYYHTTAIDITATWTSAFTKKYGISTQNVRGPSYPLFDRWLTEERVGQHIADVIQITDTVLIESAHDEGLIGEYTPPSGAGIRPSMKKEGIWYTIFVNAMGIAWNSQKVTPEEDKLIREGGWQALTDPRWTGRMATSTPASGGSSYSFVYMFLGGKRDQFGPAYEAKIAALKPQIYESKSPMYDRVGAGEHAIVDQASQSDMGNLYLKGAPIRWVFPSPTPANLTVQAISAHASHSNAAKLFQDWAASSEGQAEWFKLSGVASAREDTVDGRKANKGDWYKEDWYADPTDLYLDYLNDPGYVDPGKPIIAEWNQIFGR